In Exiguobacterium sp. 9-2, the genomic window ATGGAAGATGCGGGTTATGTCTCCCCGGTTACGAATGTCAATCTCGATTATAAGCGCTCGTTGACGTACGGTGATACGGCGGTCGTCACGGTCTGGATTGATCATTACGATGGCTTACGGACGATTTATGGTTATACCGTCAAGCATCCAGACGGAAAACTTGCGGTATCGGCAAAGACGACACATGTCGTCGTCAAGAAGGAAAACTTCCGACCGATTCGTTTGCCGAAGGTGTTCCCAAACTGGCACGACATCTACGAGAAGATGAGTGAGACGGACGCAGCACTCTTAACGGAAGCGTGAAGATGTACAACAATAGCGGGATCGATTTTATTGAATCGGTTCCGCTTTTTTTATTTGCACCCTGAACAGTAAAATTTAGCACTTG contains:
- a CDS encoding acyl-CoA thioesterase → MHTIEIPVRYAETDMMGIVYHSNYLVYLELARTELIQSLGLNYKEMEDAGYVSPVTNVNLDYKRSLTYGDTAVVTVWIDHYDGLRTIYGYTVKHPDGKLAVSAKTTHVVVKKENFRPIRLPKVFPNWHDIYEKMSETDAALLTEA